One genomic segment of Fervidobacterium pennivorans includes these proteins:
- a CDS encoding DUF4895 domain-containing protein — protein MYVGPERFKKLEKIDFDTSELIGFLESKKERLDVYHRHVAVVSCHLNHTEHFSTFPFYMNFIVTPSDEKVVGISISSPMSLTPAIYKMNELAKKDEFIKLCGEIINNPNEQWICQCGIMKLPLKTRFVAIAGNDGFLNKEMFSEKVFGTESFSFAKRVNEKVLEFLEKYKDGQYKICRTIINDEGLNLFVVDKKVTDEFRPLYSEVISLLRKKYSLAPAKYYPISERVIGSFTLEFETIFSNAPFERVDRLLEDYEKIKSDIAKYF, from the coding sequence ATGTATGTAGGACCTGAGAGGTTTAAGAAATTAGAAAAAATAGATTTTGATACTTCTGAACTTATTGGGTTTTTAGAGAGTAAGAAAGAAAGGCTTGATGTTTACCACCGCCATGTGGCGGTGGTAAGTTGTCATCTTAACCATACTGAACATTTTTCAACTTTCCCGTTTTATATGAACTTCATAGTCACGCCTTCCGATGAAAAAGTCGTCGGTATTTCGATTTCCTCGCCGATGTCACTCACACCTGCGATTTACAAAATGAATGAACTTGCGAAAAAAGATGAATTCATCAAGCTTTGCGGCGAGATTATAAACAATCCGAATGAGCAATGGATTTGTCAGTGTGGTATAATGAAATTGCCGTTAAAGACCAGGTTCGTAGCGATTGCTGGAAATGATGGATTTCTAAACAAGGAGATGTTCAGTGAAAAGGTTTTTGGCACAGAATCATTTTCTTTTGCCAAGCGTGTGAATGAGAAAGTTTTGGAATTTTTGGAAAAATACAAAGATGGACAGTATAAAATATGTAGAACGATAATAAACGATGAAGGGTTGAATCTCTTTGTGGTTGATAAGAAGGTAACTGATGAGTTCCGTCCATTGTATTCAGAGGTTATTTCGTTGCTAAGAAAGAAATACAGCCTTGCACCAGCTAAATATTATCCGATATCGGAACGCGTCATTGGTTCGTTTACGCTTGAGTTTGAAACGATTTTTTCCAATGCGCCGTTTGAAAGAGTTGATAGGCTACTGGAAGATTATGAGAAAATAAAATCTGATATCGCAAAGTATTTTTAA
- a CDS encoding tetratricopeptide repeat-containing glycosyltransferase family 2 protein has translation MPDKKRCLLSVAMIVKNEEHNLDRALGSIRPYVDEIIVVDTGSTDNSVEVAKKYTDKIYFHEWKDDFSEARNYSLQFPTCEWVLIYDADEEVKEDFAGIREFLANLPEDVNTVYLPTLSYLDWDLKKTEIASTARVFRNGTVRYENIVHNQPIYKGKVVEAPFTIYHYGYIWTRKLKKKKYERTRNLIVKLLEEKKYIPSQERAYYLCQLYKTEMIGGNTKELYPIVNKVIEIIKKDQKMPAIAFEVLLMHALALNAKGFNKEARELLEFLLRTEPKNPDPYYGLLAVSEAEKKYEETISYGEEFLKRIEYVEKNPQEFTWTIIAIKYTPMVHTLLAIAYLKKKDIEKFKMHFEKIFDKSKLTITEAQKLVNALGKYITEVDDDDFIKIVPEIEKLLHEAHQFGVHFNVLDIVERVKKIGLQFNYDLFEPFLKGTFGKLVMENLKTKKDGLMEYIFGSDENQWAEKIEKMGLEAVLFFYENLPNTSPEKLRVLNRLRKSENEVIKGVSYGLIADIYLEKANFKLALEYYRTAAEILPELGKFVKPVLDDLKTKLDPTIEGIFHELKRFYFENKELMMGALKEFPKEQLERLYLISDTDFAKYVSATNIWKNNREKSSQLLDSISKKEEFPFLEYRYAKLFEDSKDQEELKKAYLYHAEALKKNTVLGDLALGVYKFDNFYPHEAFENKNDEIVWVGNISEKHSGLGVISPLRVWRKASRYYYVEPFHIDEAIRVYKQRRVGYNLPVLEVKREDILKVLTEVNISEIKVYEEDEKYIELVKNVALETGIEYDDKSKNIVSFEIVNIAKEFGEVVKNFESGVLFYFVPDFNNHDDIVWYYPIFRFIRTRKQVEDELRKAGAKRIRHFVLNESLRAVIFER, from the coding sequence ATGCCAGACAAAAAGCGTTGCTTACTAAGTGTTGCCATGATTGTGAAAAACGAAGAGCACAACCTTGACAGAGCTCTTGGAAGTATTAGGCCTTACGTTGATGAAATCATTGTTGTTGATACAGGTTCAACGGATAATAGTGTGGAGGTCGCAAAGAAATACACAGACAAGATTTATTTCCACGAATGGAAAGATGATTTTTCAGAAGCAAGGAATTATTCTCTCCAATTTCCTACGTGCGAATGGGTTTTAATTTACGATGCCGATGAAGAGGTTAAGGAAGATTTCGCCGGGATAAGGGAATTTCTTGCAAATTTGCCGGAGGATGTAAATACCGTATATCTACCTACTCTGAGTTATTTGGACTGGGATTTGAAAAAGACAGAGATAGCTTCGACTGCAAGAGTGTTTAGAAATGGAACCGTGAGATACGAAAATATTGTTCACAACCAGCCTATTTACAAAGGTAAGGTTGTGGAAGCTCCTTTTACAATATACCATTACGGATACATTTGGACACGAAAACTGAAAAAGAAAAAATACGAGAGGACAAGAAACCTCATAGTCAAACTATTAGAAGAAAAAAAATACATACCTTCTCAAGAAAGAGCTTATTATTTGTGCCAACTTTACAAAACAGAGATGATTGGTGGAAATACGAAAGAGCTCTATCCAATAGTTAATAAGGTAATCGAAATAATTAAAAAAGACCAAAAGATGCCTGCCATTGCTTTTGAGGTTTTACTGATGCATGCTCTTGCTTTAAATGCGAAAGGCTTCAACAAAGAGGCCAGGGAGTTGCTGGAATTTTTGCTAAGAACAGAACCCAAAAACCCTGATCCATACTACGGGCTTTTGGCTGTCAGTGAAGCGGAAAAGAAATACGAAGAAACGATATCCTATGGAGAAGAGTTCCTAAAACGAATCGAATATGTAGAAAAGAATCCTCAAGAGTTCACCTGGACGATAATTGCTATTAAATATACTCCTATGGTCCACACTCTTCTTGCGATTGCGTACCTAAAGAAGAAAGATATTGAGAAATTTAAAATGCATTTTGAAAAGATATTTGATAAATCAAAACTCACCATAACTGAGGCACAAAAGCTTGTAAATGCTTTGGGCAAATATATTACAGAGGTCGATGATGATGACTTCATAAAAATTGTCCCTGAAATTGAAAAACTTTTACATGAAGCTCATCAGTTTGGTGTTCATTTTAACGTGCTTGATATCGTTGAGCGCGTGAAGAAAATAGGTCTACAATTCAACTACGACCTTTTTGAACCGTTCTTGAAGGGTACCTTTGGAAAACTTGTTATGGAAAATTTGAAGACAAAGAAAGATGGCTTGATGGAATACATCTTTGGTTCTGATGAAAATCAGTGGGCAGAAAAAATAGAGAAGATGGGACTTGAAGCGGTTTTATTCTTCTACGAAAACCTTCCGAATACCAGTCCGGAGAAATTGCGGGTGCTAAACAGGCTAAGAAAATCAGAAAACGAAGTTATCAAAGGTGTTAGCTACGGACTAATTGCGGATATTTACTTAGAAAAGGCGAATTTTAAGTTGGCTCTTGAGTATTACAGGACAGCTGCTGAAATCTTGCCAGAACTTGGTAAGTTCGTGAAGCCTGTCTTAGATGATTTAAAAACAAAATTAGACCCAACGATAGAAGGTATATTCCACGAACTTAAAAGGTTTTACTTTGAAAACAAAGAGCTTATGATGGGAGCACTTAAAGAGTTTCCAAAGGAGCAACTTGAAAGGCTTTACCTCATCTCGGACACAGACTTTGCAAAATACGTTAGCGCGACGAATATTTGGAAAAATAATAGGGAAAAGTCATCACAGTTACTGGATAGCATCTCTAAGAAAGAAGAATTCCCGTTTTTGGAATACAGGTATGCAAAATTGTTCGAAGATTCGAAGGACCAAGAAGAGTTGAAAAAAGCCTACTTATACCATGCCGAAGCTTTAAAGAAGAACACAGTGCTAGGTGATTTAGCGTTAGGGGTTTATAAATTTGATAATTTCTATCCGCATGAAGCATTTGAAAACAAAAATGATGAGATTGTATGGGTTGGGAATATCTCGGAAAAGCATTCAGGACTCGGTGTTATCTCACCATTGCGAGTTTGGCGGAAGGCGAGTAGATATTACTATGTTGAACCATTCCATATCGATGAAGCGATTAGGGTATACAAGCAAAGAAGAGTTGGTTATAACCTACCGGTTTTGGAAGTCAAAAGAGAAGATATTTTAAAAGTGCTCACAGAAGTGAATATATCAGAAATCAAAGTTTACGAGGAAGATGAAAAATATATCGAGCTAGTTAAAAATGTTGCATTAGAAACTGGTATTGAGTATGACGATAAATCAAAGAATATAGTAAGCTTTGAAATTGTCAACATAGCTAAGGAATTTGGTGAGGTCGTGAAGAATTTTGAAAGTGGAGTGCTTTTCTATTTTGTTCCGGATTTCAACAATCATGACGATATCGTTTGGTATTATCCAATCTTTAGGTTTATCAGAACAAGAAAGCAAGTTGAAGATGAGTTGAGAAAGGCAGGAGCGAAAAGGATTAGACATTTTGTTTTGAACGAGTCTCTAAGGGCTGTTATTTTTGAAAGGTGA
- a CDS encoding glycosyltransferase family protein translates to MKRYLIATACNKKYEEFLLNHWFRSLKDNVDLSEIDVLIMDYGLSEDIVQKLSEQGAIVRKANRVDGHINNTRFLELADFLKENPAYEQVILCDSGDIIFQGDISHLFKESTTQIRAVTEDFSPNMDMIINETKVENADEVRKKLWKKQLINAGFVVYPRDVYIDFVERAFSKVKDSYAWGVDMILLNYYAYENGFFKLPVIYNFIPTTARVRYKIEDGIFYIIKNGEKIKVYVVHNAGGYKAFRPVLKFGYGKNYNIPRPLTIFTLRIFYISLYGLRHLGSIFRKR, encoded by the coding sequence ATGAAAAGGTACTTGATAGCAACAGCATGTAACAAAAAATACGAAGAGTTTTTGCTGAACCACTGGTTCAGGTCGCTTAAAGATAATGTTGATTTATCTGAGATAGATGTACTGATTATGGATTATGGATTATCGGAAGATATAGTTCAAAAGCTTTCCGAACAAGGGGCTATTGTGAGGAAGGCAAACCGAGTAGATGGACACATTAACAATACAAGATTTTTGGAACTGGCGGATTTTTTAAAAGAAAATCCTGCTTATGAGCAGGTTATTTTATGCGATTCGGGAGATATAATCTTCCAAGGTGATATATCACACCTGTTTAAAGAAAGTACAACACAAATAAGGGCGGTTACAGAAGACTTTTCGCCAAATATGGATATGATAATCAATGAAACTAAAGTTGAGAATGCAGATGAGGTACGAAAAAAGCTATGGAAAAAGCAACTGATAAATGCGGGTTTTGTGGTATATCCTCGTGATGTTTATATCGACTTTGTAGAAAGAGCATTCTCAAAAGTTAAGGATAGCTACGCCTGGGGTGTTGATATGATACTTTTAAATTACTACGCTTATGAAAACGGTTTTTTCAAGCTTCCAGTCATATACAATTTCATCCCAACGACAGCAAGAGTCAGGTATAAAATAGAAGATGGGATTTTCTACATAATAAAAAATGGTGAAAAGATAAAAGTTTATGTTGTACACAACGCAGGTGGATACAAAGCTTTCAGACCTGTCTTAAAGTTCGGCTACGGCAAAAACTACAATATTCCACGACCGTTAACGATATTTACGCTGAGGATATTCTATATATCGCTTTATGGTTTAAGACATTTAGGCTCGATATTTCGCAAACGATAG
- a CDS encoding TPM domain-containing protein produces MRLKRTFYLILGLLFISNILLAVDFPKPTPYKYINDYVGVVEPEYVQKIISVGKELEDKTTAQVTAVIIDSLQGITIEEYAVELFRRWGIGQKGKDNGVLLLVAINDRQMRIEVGYGLEGAIPDGKAGRIRDEYIIPYFKEGDYSKGIYYGYLALAKEVAKEYNVELTFDVDAELPKSSSAYVETIVIVLIVVFIMLVLSRRGVWYIGPRGPMGPGNFGGFGGFRGSGRSSGGGFGGFGGGRSGGGGASGKW; encoded by the coding sequence ATGAGATTAAAGCGAACGTTTTACTTAATTTTGGGTTTGTTGTTTATTTCAAATATATTGTTAGCAGTTGATTTTCCAAAGCCCACACCATACAAATACATCAACGATTACGTTGGTGTGGTTGAACCAGAATACGTTCAAAAGATAATTTCGGTGGGAAAAGAACTCGAAGATAAAACCACAGCGCAGGTAACGGCGGTAATTATTGACTCACTACAGGGTATAACAATTGAAGAATATGCGGTTGAGCTTTTCAGAAGATGGGGAATAGGACAGAAAGGGAAAGATAATGGTGTTTTGTTGCTCGTTGCGATAAACGACAGACAAATGCGTATAGAGGTAGGTTACGGACTTGAAGGCGCCATCCCGGATGGGAAGGCTGGACGGATTAGGGATGAGTATATCATTCCATATTTCAAGGAAGGTGATTACTCAAAAGGTATTTACTACGGATATTTGGCTCTTGCGAAAGAAGTTGCCAAGGAATACAATGTGGAACTTACGTTTGATGTAGATGCCGAGTTACCTAAGAGTTCTTCGGCGTATGTTGAGACGATAGTGATAGTACTAATTGTGGTTTTTATCATGTTAGTTTTGTCGAGGCGAGGGGTATGGTATATTGGTCCACGTGGTCCAATGGGACCTGGTAATTTTGGTGGATTTGGCGGATTCAGAGGCTCTGGAAGAAGTTCTGGTGGAGGATTTGGTGGTTTTGGTGGGGGCAGAAGTGGTGGCGGTGGTGCTAGCGGGAAGTGGTGA
- the hutU gene encoding urocanate hydratase, producing MAEVIRAPRGTKLTCKSWQTEAAMRMLMNNLDPEVARDPANLIVYGGKGKAARNWECFYKIVEVLKELENDETLIVQSGKPVAVWKTHEWAPRVLIANSNLVPKWATWEYFNELEARGLIMYGQMTAGSWIYIGTQGILQGTYETFYAVAKKYFGGTLRGRLVLTAGLGEMGGAQPLAVTMNDGVVIAVEVDKRMIDRRLQTGYLDTWTDSLDEALKMAKEAMKEGRPLSIGLLANAADVHPELVRRGIIPDVVTDQTAAHDPLNGYVPAGISFEEALKLRKENPQKYLEMVYGSVVKHVNAILEMQKQGAKVFEYGNNIRRLAFDHGVKDAFNIPGYVPEYIRDLFSEGKGPFRWVALSGNPEDIYKTDQKVLELFGEDEHLRKWIEMAQKKVKWQGLPARICWLGMGQRAEMGLAMNDMVRKGELEAPIVIGRDHHDTGSVASPYRETEAMKDGSDAIADWPILNAMLNVASGATWVSFHHGGGVGIGYSLHAGVVIVADGTELARQKLERVLTNDVGMGVVRHADAGYEIAIRTAKKHGIRMPMLKDEEGK from the coding sequence ATGGCAGAAGTGATTAGAGCTCCAAGGGGAACAAAGTTAACGTGTAAGTCATGGCAGACAGAGGCTGCAATGCGTATGCTTATGAATAACCTCGACCCTGAAGTAGCAAGGGACCCGGCAAATTTGATAGTGTACGGTGGTAAAGGAAAAGCAGCTAGAAATTGGGAATGTTTCTACAAGATAGTCGAAGTGCTTAAGGAACTCGAAAATGATGAAACACTTATTGTTCAAAGCGGAAAACCTGTTGCCGTTTGGAAAACGCATGAATGGGCTCCGCGTGTACTCATTGCAAATTCCAACCTTGTTCCAAAGTGGGCAACCTGGGAGTACTTCAATGAACTTGAAGCACGCGGACTAATCATGTATGGTCAGATGACCGCAGGAAGCTGGATTTATATTGGCACACAGGGTATACTCCAAGGGACTTACGAGACGTTCTATGCGGTTGCTAAAAAATACTTTGGTGGAACACTTAGAGGAAGGCTTGTGTTGACAGCTGGGCTTGGTGAGATGGGTGGAGCTCAGCCACTTGCTGTAACAATGAACGATGGTGTGGTAATCGCTGTTGAAGTGGATAAACGAATGATAGACAGAAGGCTTCAAACGGGGTACCTTGATACGTGGACAGATAGTCTCGACGAAGCGTTGAAAATGGCAAAAGAAGCCATGAAGGAAGGTAGACCTCTGTCGATAGGTCTACTTGCCAATGCGGCTGACGTACATCCTGAACTTGTGAGAAGAGGAATCATTCCCGATGTTGTCACAGACCAGACAGCTGCACATGATCCACTCAACGGATACGTTCCGGCAGGTATTTCTTTTGAAGAAGCACTTAAGTTGAGAAAAGAAAATCCACAAAAATACTTGGAGATGGTATATGGTAGTGTTGTTAAACATGTGAACGCTATTTTGGAAATGCAAAAACAAGGTGCAAAGGTCTTTGAGTATGGAAACAATATCAGAAGGCTCGCTTTTGACCACGGCGTTAAGGATGCGTTCAATATTCCAGGATACGTACCTGAATACATCAGAGACCTTTTCAGTGAAGGTAAAGGACCGTTCAGATGGGTTGCACTCTCTGGAAATCCTGAAGATATATACAAAACAGACCAGAAGGTTTTAGAACTTTTCGGAGAAGACGAACATTTAAGGAAATGGATAGAAATGGCTCAGAAGAAAGTAAAATGGCAAGGGCTTCCGGCACGAATTTGTTGGCTTGGTATGGGTCAAAGAGCTGAGATGGGACTTGCAATGAATGATATGGTGAGAAAAGGTGAACTCGAAGCTCCTATCGTTATTGGTAGAGACCATCATGATACAGGTTCTGTTGCAAGTCCGTATAGAGAAACCGAAGCGATGAAAGATGGTAGCGATGCAATTGCCGACTGGCCCATTTTGAACGCTATGCTCAACGTGGCAAGCGGTGCTACGTGGGTATCGTTCCACCACGGTGGCGGTGTTGGTATTGGTTATTCACTCCATGCTGGCGTTGTTATCGTTGCAGATGGAACTGAATTGGCAAGGCAGAAGCTCGAAAGGGTGCTTACAAACGATGTAGGTATGGGAGTCGTAAGACACGCTGATGCAGGATACGAGATTGCAATCAGAACGGCGAAGAAACACGGCATCAGGATGCCGATGTTGAAAGATGAAGAAGGGAAGTAA
- the sdaAA gene encoding L-serine ammonia-lyase, iron-sulfur-dependent, subunit alpha yields MKFAELIEIWQNTNLEFSEIILAQEMIETGRDPEKVKQVLSNLLRVMLEEAEKNFGKRFETLTGLTGDNAYKLANVKPRMMSNFNHIAMVVALSMGESNASMGRIVACPTAGSCGVVPGVAYALWEVEKANFDDLLKAFIVASGIGNVVAKRATLSGAAGGCQAEIGTATAMASGLLTYYYSKDPIRVGHAAALALKALMGLVCDPVGGFVEVPCVKRNGNAVNVAIATAEMALAGIESVIPFDEVVEAMYEVGKSLPESLRETGLGGIAATKTAKEVVEKIRENWKGTE; encoded by the coding sequence ATGAAATTCGCAGAGCTAATTGAAATATGGCAAAACACAAATCTTGAGTTCAGCGAGATTATATTGGCTCAAGAGATGATAGAAACAGGTAGAGATCCGGAGAAAGTTAAGCAGGTGCTAAGTAATTTGTTAAGGGTTATGCTCGAGGAAGCTGAGAAGAATTTTGGTAAAAGGTTCGAAACGCTGACGGGATTGACAGGTGATAATGCCTACAAACTTGCGAATGTGAAACCAAGGATGATGAGCAATTTTAATCATATAGCAATGGTTGTTGCACTTTCTATGGGTGAGTCAAACGCATCGATGGGAAGGATAGTTGCTTGTCCAACTGCGGGTTCATGCGGTGTTGTCCCAGGTGTTGCTTATGCGCTTTGGGAGGTTGAAAAAGCAAATTTTGATGATTTGCTTAAAGCATTCATAGTTGCCTCGGGCATAGGGAATGTTGTTGCAAAGAGGGCAACGCTTTCAGGTGCTGCCGGTGGGTGTCAAGCAGAAATTGGAACGGCAACAGCGATGGCATCTGGGTTGTTGACTTACTATTATTCGAAAGATCCTATCAGAGTTGGGCATGCAGCTGCTTTAGCTTTGAAAGCACTTATGGGACTTGTATGTGACCCTGTCGGTGGGTTTGTTGAAGTACCATGTGTGAAAAGGAATGGCAATGCTGTAAATGTGGCGATTGCTACAGCGGAAATGGCATTAGCTGGTATTGAGAGTGTCATTCCGTTCGATGAAGTTGTCGAAGCAATGTACGAAGTTGGGAAATCGCTACCCGAATCGCTGAGAGAAACAGGTCTCGGTGGTATTGCTGCTACAAAAACTGCCAAGGAAGTTGTTGAAAAGATACGAGAAAATTGGAAAGGGACGGAATAA
- a CDS encoding flagellin encodes MRINHNLSALNAWRQITLTDSDMKKVLERLSSGLKINRASDDAAGLAISEKMRGQIKGLEMAVKNAQDAISLIQTAEGALNEVHAILQRMRELAVQAASDTNTDVDRSSIQAELDQLREEIDRIARSTEFNTKKLLNGNLESFRFTPDVKVVAQGNIDLEVTAVSSAASVVEGTFVVEVGQFSGNVTSALDVRVVLVKQDGVSTVITSYSQGSIVIGGVKIIWNKNRFDISQFGGGLPLEEVIDTGVARVEKTNITGNQLVFQIGANEGANMVAGIDAVDAKNLGLLTSTLKVTSQNDAERTISIIDAAIHKVSSIRSQLGAIQNRLEHTIANLGVAAENLTAAESRIRDADMAKEMMQFTKMQILMQSGMSMLAQANTLPQNVLQLMRG; translated from the coding sequence ATGCGTATCAATCACAACTTATCTGCACTGAACGCATGGAGGCAGATAACACTTACGGATTCTGACATGAAAAAGGTGCTTGAAAGACTTTCGTCTGGTTTGAAGATTAACAGAGCAAGTGACGATGCGGCAGGTTTGGCGATTAGCGAAAAGATGCGAGGACAGATCAAAGGTCTTGAAATGGCAGTAAAGAACGCACAAGATGCTATCTCACTCATTCAAACAGCAGAAGGTGCACTTAACGAGGTGCATGCTATTTTGCAAAGGATGAGAGAACTCGCAGTCCAGGCGGCAAGTGATACGAATACCGATGTGGATAGGTCAAGTATACAAGCAGAACTTGACCAGTTAAGAGAAGAAATCGACAGAATCGCAAGGTCAACGGAGTTTAACACAAAGAAACTTTTAAACGGAAATCTTGAAAGTTTCAGATTTACACCTGATGTGAAGGTTGTTGCACAGGGAAATATAGACCTCGAAGTTACTGCTGTCAGCTCTGCCGCAAGTGTTGTCGAAGGAACTTTTGTTGTTGAAGTAGGTCAATTCTCAGGTAACGTAACAAGTGCACTTGATGTTAGGGTAGTTCTCGTAAAACAAGATGGTGTAAGCACTGTTATTACAAGCTACAGCCAAGGTTCTATCGTAATCGGTGGTGTGAAGATAATTTGGAACAAAAACAGATTCGATATTTCTCAATTTGGCGGAGGGTTGCCACTTGAAGAAGTAATCGACACAGGAGTTGCAAGGGTTGAGAAGACAAATATAACAGGCAACCAGCTTGTTTTCCAAATAGGTGCAAACGAAGGTGCTAACATGGTAGCTGGTATCGATGCAGTGGACGCGAAAAACCTTGGCTTGTTAACCTCTACACTAAAGGTCACAAGTCAGAATGATGCGGAAAGAACGATTAGTATAATCGATGCGGCAATCCACAAGGTAAGTTCGATTAGGTCTCAGCTCGGTGCAATTCAAAACAGACTCGAGCACACAATAGCCAACCTTGGAGTAGCAGCAGAAAACCTCACAGCAGCAGAAAGCCGAATAAGGGACGCAGATATGGCAAAAGAGATGATGCAGTTTACCAAGATGCAAATTCTCATGCAATCTGGTATGTCAATGCTTGCACAGGCAAATACGTTGCCACAAAATGTTCTTCAATTGATGAGAGGATAA
- the sdaAB gene encoding L-serine ammonia-lyase, iron-sulfur-dependent subunit beta: MGLLEVSGPVMTGPSSSHTLGALRIARFVYKLMGIPDSVVFTLHGSFALTYKGHGTDRALLAGIIGLKADDPRVKDAYKLAKDVGLKYEFEFADLGDVHPNTVLIKAHKGDLYNEVEGSSIGGGAIRITKINGVECSLAGDYPALVVVNKDRPGALKGILDCINVNIANVYLRRVNALEGIALTIIELDENPTEEVLECIRTLKNVIEVYAVRLEEGEII, encoded by the coding sequence ATGGGTTTGCTCGAAGTTTCAGGTCCTGTTATGACAGGTCCATCAAGTTCACATACACTTGGAGCTCTGAGAATTGCAAGGTTTGTGTATAAGCTGATGGGAATTCCAGATAGTGTTGTCTTTACTTTGCATGGTTCGTTTGCGTTAACCTACAAAGGTCATGGAACCGATAGAGCACTGTTGGCTGGTATTATCGGATTAAAAGCGGATGACCCGAGAGTGAAGGATGCATACAAGTTGGCAAAAGATGTGGGTTTAAAATATGAATTTGAATTTGCAGACCTTGGTGATGTGCACCCTAATACTGTGTTAATTAAAGCGCATAAAGGAGATTTATACAACGAAGTTGAAGGTTCTTCCATCGGCGGCGGAGCGATTAGGATTACAAAAATCAACGGTGTGGAGTGTTCACTCGCTGGCGATTATCCTGCATTGGTTGTTGTTAATAAAGATAGACCAGGTGCTCTAAAGGGGATTTTGGATTGCATAAACGTGAATATTGCGAATGTTTATTTGCGCAGGGTTAATGCACTTGAGGGGATTGCTTTAACGATTATTGAGCTCGATGAAAATCCTACCGAAGAGGTTTTAGAATGCATCAGAACACTGAAGAATGTTATCGAAGTGTATGCGGTAAGGCTTGAAGAAGGTGAGATTATATGA
- a CDS encoding flagellin N-terminal helical domain-containing protein, which translates to MRINHNINALNSWRNITMTNMDMSKTLERLSSGLRINRAGDDAAGLAISEKMRGQIKGLDMAIKNSQDAISLIQTAEGALTEVHSILQRMRELAVQASSDTNTNVDRNQIQAELDQLREEIDRIARTTEFNTKKLLDGKLEGFRYTPDAKVVTGGNIDVDLAAVSTAASEGTYVIEVGQFDGAVSSQIDVRIVRIGTDGSIVEVAITTISAGSLAVGGITFRWNSSTFDISQFNGALPMNEVIDSAVVRVEAVYTAANQLVFQIGSNEGHNMIAGIDNMSAAALGLSTSTLKVTDQDSAERTIMVVDAAIHRVSTARAALGAIQNRLEHTIANLGVAAENLTAAESRIRDADMAKEMMQFTKQQILLQSSMSMLAQANAQPQQVLQLMR; encoded by the coding sequence ATGAGGATTAACCACAACATTAACGCTCTGAACAGCTGGCGAAACATCACGATGACCAACATGGACATGAGCAAGACGCTTGAAAGACTCTCATCTGGATTAAGGATCAATAGAGCAGGAGATGACGCAGCAGGTTTGGCAATCAGTGAAAAGATGAGGGGACAAATCAAAGGTCTTGACATGGCAATCAAGAACTCACAAGATGCTATCAGCTTGATTCAGACAGCAGAAGGAGCACTGACAGAAGTACACTCGATACTCCAAAGGATGAGAGAACTTGCAGTACAAGCATCAAGTGATACAAATACGAACGTAGATAGGAACCAGATACAAGCAGAACTTGACCAACTGAGAGAAGAAATAGACAGAATAGCAAGAACAACAGAATTCAACACAAAGAAGTTGTTAGATGGAAAACTTGAAGGATTCAGATACACACCGGATGCAAAAGTTGTTACAGGTGGAAATATTGACGTTGATCTTGCAGCGGTAAGCACTGCAGCAAGTGAAGGAACATATGTTATTGAAGTTGGGCAATTTGATGGTGCTGTTAGTAGCCAGATCGATGTAAGAATTGTACGCATTGGTACTGATGGAAGTATAGTGGAAGTTGCGATTACAACGATTTCGGCTGGTAGTTTGGCAGTTGGGGGAATAACATTTAGATGGAATTCCAGCACATTTGACATAAGTCAATTTAATGGAGCGCTGCCAATGAACGAAGTAATTGACAGTGCAGTAGTAAGGGTAGAAGCGGTGTACACAGCAGCGAATCAACTCGTTTTCCAGATAGGTTCAAACGAAGGACACAACATGATAGCAGGAATAGACAACATGAGCGCAGCAGCGCTTGGGTTGTCAACAAGTACGCTTAAGGTAACAGACCAAGACAGTGCAGAAAGAACGATAATGGTGGTAGATGCAGCGATACACAGGGTGAGTACAGCAAGAGCAGCACTTGGTGCAATTCAGAACAGGCTTGAACACACGATAGCGAACCTTGGAGTAGCGGCGGAGAACTTGACAGCAGCAGAAAGCCGAATAAGAGACGCAGACATGGCGAAAGAGATGATGCAATTCACGAAGCAGCAGATACTGTTGCAATCGAGCATGTCGATGCTTGCACAAGCTAATGCTCAACCTCAACAGGTGTTGCAATTGATGAGATAA